One stretch of Rhizobium rhizoryzae DNA includes these proteins:
- a CDS encoding methyl-accepting chemotaxis protein — translation MFTLTISRMTVLFGIIVTTGIVSSFGVQRLALGELKVGGPVFNQIVDGKDLVADILPPPLYLVEAYGLATEVVIHRDDLSENVKKVNKLRQDYEDRRKIWKDSSLPADLKGYLLNEVLVKGDLFWKQLDSSFAVLASGADVEAAHKSFDALQKTFRDHQAAVIRLVDMSNTWMKATEAAAADADTKFSNLAIGGSILSLVIFLAGLWFMKMRAIGPLTAIGGYMSRLAAGDYSQDVPYAQRGDEIGDMARSVQTFRTAALERKRLREEMEAGRILSDEARALQERQRVAEAAQLKQVVDSLGAGLRCLAECNISKPLDEEFAVQFEALRTDFNNSIATFQETIEQVLLKTGQINDNAMAMNEAANNLSKRTEQQAAALEQTAASLEEVTSTVKASVERTAETRNLVRDARTCTSKSSGVVADAIDAMKRIEGASGEIGKIVDVIDQIAFQTNLLALNAGVEAARAGEAGKGFAVVAQEVRDLAQRSATAAKEINALIAKSKTEVAAGVQLVVETGGALQQIETFVGEIDAKVEAITTASREQAVGLSEISDAVNSIDQMTQKNASMVEETTLISNSLAADSNLLSSMVGRFQLNQGRDDKGAIARQSKPVVASAGSFSLRRAS, via the coding sequence ATGTTCACCTTGACCATCTCTCGCATGACCGTTTTGTTTGGCATTATTGTAACGACAGGTATTGTTAGTTCATTTGGCGTGCAGCGTCTTGCGCTTGGCGAGTTGAAGGTTGGAGGACCAGTCTTCAATCAGATCGTCGATGGAAAGGATCTCGTCGCGGATATCTTGCCGCCACCTCTCTACCTGGTTGAGGCCTATGGACTGGCAACGGAGGTCGTTATCCATCGCGATGACCTTTCCGAGAACGTCAAGAAGGTCAACAAGCTCAGGCAAGACTACGAGGACCGGCGGAAAATCTGGAAGGATTCGAGCCTCCCGGCTGATCTTAAAGGATATCTTCTCAATGAAGTCCTGGTCAAAGGCGATCTTTTCTGGAAACAGCTCGACAGCAGCTTTGCCGTGCTTGCCTCTGGCGCGGATGTCGAGGCCGCACACAAAAGCTTCGATGCCTTGCAAAAGACCTTCCGTGACCATCAGGCCGCTGTCATTCGCCTCGTTGACATGTCCAATACATGGATGAAGGCCACGGAAGCAGCCGCAGCGGATGCAGACACCAAGTTCAGCAACCTGGCAATCGGCGGCAGTATTCTCTCGCTGGTCATTTTTCTGGCGGGGCTGTGGTTCATGAAGATGCGTGCCATCGGGCCGCTGACCGCCATCGGCGGGTATATGAGCCGTCTTGCTGCTGGTGACTACAGTCAGGACGTTCCCTATGCGCAGCGAGGCGACGAGATCGGCGACATGGCGCGCTCGGTCCAGACGTTTCGAACGGCCGCGCTGGAGCGCAAGCGGCTTCGCGAAGAAATGGAGGCTGGTCGTATCCTGTCCGACGAGGCGAGGGCGCTTCAGGAGCGCCAGCGTGTCGCCGAGGCGGCCCAACTGAAACAGGTCGTCGACAGCCTGGGTGCCGGGCTGCGCTGTCTGGCAGAGTGCAACATCTCAAAGCCGCTTGATGAGGAATTTGCCGTCCAATTCGAAGCATTGAGGACTGATTTCAACAATTCCATCGCGACCTTCCAGGAAACGATTGAGCAGGTTCTTCTGAAGACCGGTCAGATCAACGACAATGCCATGGCGATGAACGAGGCCGCAAACAACCTCTCAAAGCGCACGGAGCAACAGGCTGCCGCGCTGGAACAGACGGCTGCCTCGCTTGAAGAGGTAACCTCGACGGTGAAGGCGTCCGTGGAGCGTACGGCTGAAACGCGCAATCTGGTGCGGGATGCGCGGACATGCACATCGAAGTCCAGCGGTGTTGTTGCCGATGCAATCGACGCGATGAAACGTATCGAAGGTGCATCTGGCGAGATCGGCAAGATTGTTGATGTGATCGACCAGATTGCCTTCCAGACCAATCTCCTTGCGCTGAATGCAGGTGTCGAAGCTGCGCGTGCCGGCGAGGCCGGCAAGGGCTTTGCTGTCGTGGCCCAAGAGGTTCGCGACCTTGCCCAACGCTCGGCAACGGCGGCGAAGGAAATCAATGCCCTTATCGCGAAGTCGAAAACAGAGGTTGCCGCTGGCGTGCAACTGGTTGTCGAGACGGGCGGAGCCTTGCAGCAGATTGAAACATTTGTCGGGGAAATCGATGCCAAGGTAGAGGCCATTACCACGGCGTCGCGAGAGCAGGCGGTCGGTCTTTCGGAGATCAGCGATGCGGTCAATTCCATCGATCAAATGACCCAGAAGAACGCATCGATGGTGGAGGAAACCACGTTGATCAGCAATTCTCTGGCCGCTGACTCCAACCTGCTCAGCAGCATGGTTGGCAGGTTCCAGCTCAACCAAGGCCGTGATGACAAGGGCGCAATAGCGCGGCAGTCAAAGCCGGTCGTCGCCAGCGCAGGGTCCTTCTCGCTGCGCCGTGCTTCCTGA
- a CDS encoding cold-shock protein, with amino-acid sequence MNIGTVKFFNTTKGFGFIQPENGNADVFVHISAVERAGMRTLVEGQKVSFEIVQDRRSGKSSADNLQAA; translated from the coding sequence ATGAACATCGGCACAGTCAAGTTTTTCAACACCACCAAGGGTTTCGGCTTCATTCAGCCTGAGAACGGCAATGCGGACGTTTTCGTCCACATCTCGGCTGTTGAGCGCGCTGGCATGCGCACTCTGGTCGAAGGCCAGAAGGTAAGCTTCGAAATCGTCCAGGACCGTCGTTCTGGCAAGAGCTCTGCAGACAACCTTCAGGCTGCTTGA
- the rpsU gene encoding 30S ribosomal protein S21 gives MQVIVRDNNVEQALRVLKKRMQREGIFREMRARTSYEKPSERRVREEAEAVRRHRKLVKKQMQREGLLPMPKKAVRPR, from the coding sequence TTGCAGGTCATCGTCAGAGACAACAACGTCGAACAGGCGCTTCGTGTGCTCAAGAAGCGCATGCAGCGTGAAGGCATCTTCCGCGAGATGCGCGCCCGGACTTCCTACGAGAAGCCTTCAGAGCGTCGTGTTCGCGAAGAAGCAGAAGCCGTTCGCCGCCATCGCAAGCTTGTGAAGAAGCAGATGCAGCGCGAAGGTCTGCTGCCCATGCCGAAGAAGGCTGTGCGCCCGCGCTAA
- a CDS encoding MerR family transcriptional regulator, with protein sequence MLTEDVDQTLLNLADTARHAGLSSRQIRVWEERYGLTDFISAKLKPHTYTLRHAERLRSLKLCIDAGYRISTLVGLDAKDLQSMTQDVVLRNALRPGVELLRVGRFADFALWLADRRRVQETEDFIFTTVSPLMNLVGALWAEGRLSVADEHFASMQIKKLLLDSLDLCEAPCSSAPLIIATTPEGEAHEIGALCAAVLARQAGWNVLYLGPNLSVMEIAHAAERHGARCVCLSSISLAYRAFEKILAGLHATVPAHADIVIGGPVSQPFVAPERIILLQDMRDFPAYLSRRIA encoded by the coding sequence GTGTTGACCGAAGATGTTGACCAAACTCTTTTAAATCTTGCTGATACGGCACGGCATGCCGGCCTATCCAGTCGTCAGATACGCGTATGGGAAGAGCGCTATGGTTTGACCGACTTTATCAGCGCAAAACTGAAGCCCCATACTTATACCCTGCGCCATGCCGAGCGGCTTCGATCCCTCAAACTCTGCATTGATGCTGGCTACCGCATCAGTACGCTTGTCGGACTGGACGCGAAGGATCTGCAATCCATGACACAGGATGTCGTGCTCCGAAACGCGCTGCGTCCCGGGGTTGAACTTCTTCGTGTCGGCAGGTTCGCGGATTTCGCGCTCTGGCTGGCCGATCGCCGACGTGTTCAGGAGACGGAAGACTTTATTTTCACAACGGTTTCACCCCTCATGAACCTGGTGGGTGCGTTGTGGGCTGAAGGCCGGTTGTCGGTTGCCGATGAACACTTTGCCAGCATGCAGATCAAGAAGCTGTTGCTCGACAGCCTCGATCTTTGTGAGGCCCCCTGTTCGTCTGCGCCTCTCATCATCGCCACGACGCCGGAGGGTGAAGCGCATGAAATCGGCGCGCTTTGCGCCGCAGTCCTCGCCAGGCAAGCCGGCTGGAACGTGCTGTACCTTGGCCCAAATCTCTCCGTCATGGAGATCGCGCATGCGGCAGAGCGCCATGGCGCCCGATGCGTTTGTCTCAGCAGTATCTCCCTGGCGTACCGGGCGTTCGAGAAAATCCTTGCCGGCCTGCATGCGACAGTTCCGGCCCATGCGGATATTGTCATCGGCGGTCCGGTATCGCAGCCGTTCGTGGCGCCTGAAAGGATCATCCTGCTTCAGGATATGCGCGATTTTCCCGCCTATCTCTCCCGTCGTATTGCATAG
- a CDS encoding saccharopine dehydrogenase family protein produces the protein MRKNVLIIGAGGVAQVVAHKCAQNNDVLGDLHIASRTKSKCDAIIASVHEKKAMKQAGILEAHALNALDIEATKALITKLGIQIVINVGTAFLNMSVLRACMDTGAAYIDTAIHEEPNKICETPPWYGNYEWKRAAECEEKGITAILGAGFDPGVVNAYAKLAKDEYLDKVTDVDIVDINAGSHGKYFATNFDPEINFREFTGVVYSWQKGEWQVNKMFEIGKEYDLPVVGKRKAYLCGHDEVHSLAKNMDGADVRFWMGFGDHYINVFTVLKSIGLLSEQPVKLADGSEVVPLKVVKACLPDPASLAPEYEGKTCIGDYVKGLKDGKEKTVFIYNVADHKEAYNEVGSQGISYTAGVPPVAAAMLVATGEWDVKKMANVEELAPKPFINLLNKIGLPTRIQDENGDRAVEF, from the coding sequence ATGAGAAAGAACGTGCTCATCATCGGCGCGGGCGGCGTCGCGCAGGTCGTAGCGCATAAATGTGCGCAGAATAACGACGTGCTGGGCGATCTCCATATCGCATCCCGCACCAAGTCGAAGTGCGACGCGATCATCGCGAGCGTACACGAAAAGAAGGCGATGAAGCAGGCGGGCATTCTGGAAGCCCACGCGCTCAACGCCCTCGATATCGAAGCCACCAAGGCGCTGATTACCAAGCTTGGCATTCAGATCGTCATCAATGTCGGCACAGCCTTCCTGAACATGTCCGTCCTGCGGGCCTGCATGGATACGGGCGCTGCCTACATCGATACGGCCATTCACGAAGAGCCGAACAAGATCTGCGAAACGCCGCCGTGGTACGGTAACTACGAATGGAAGCGCGCCGCCGAATGCGAGGAAAAAGGCATTACCGCCATCCTCGGCGCCGGCTTCGACCCGGGCGTCGTCAATGCCTATGCCAAGCTGGCCAAGGACGAGTATCTCGACAAGGTCACCGACGTGGATATCGTCGACATCAATGCTGGCAGCCACGGCAAGTATTTCGCTACGAACTTCGATCCGGAAATCAACTTCCGTGAGTTCACCGGCGTCGTTTACTCCTGGCAGAAGGGTGAGTGGCAGGTAAACAAGATGTTCGAGATCGGCAAGGAATATGACCTGCCGGTCGTGGGCAAGCGCAAGGCCTATCTCTGCGGCCATGACGAAGTCCATTCGCTGGCCAAGAACATGGATGGCGCAGACGTGCGCTTCTGGATGGGCTTCGGCGATCACTACATCAACGTGTTCACGGTCCTGAAGTCGATCGGTCTTCTCTCCGAACAGCCGGTGAAGCTGGCCGATGGCTCCGAAGTCGTTCCCCTCAAGGTCGTCAAGGCCTGCCTGCCGGATCCGGCATCGCTCGCACCAGAGTATGAAGGCAAGACCTGCATCGGTGACTATGTGAAAGGCTTGAAGGACGGCAAGGAAAAGACCGTCTTCATCTACAACGTAGCAGACCACAAGGAAGCCTATAACGAAGTAGGCAGCCAGGGCATTTCCTACACCGCTGGCGTTCCGCCGGTCGCAGCAGCCATGCTGGTTGCCACAGGTGAGTGGGACGTCAAGAAGATGGCGAACGTGGAAGAGCTTGCTCCGAAGCCCTTCATCAACCTTCTGAACAAGATCGGCTTGCCGACTCGCATTCAGGATGAGAACGGCGATCGCGCTGTCGAATTCTGA